A single region of the Pseudomonas sp. VD-NE ins genome encodes:
- the panB gene encoding 3-methyl-2-oxobutanoate hydroxymethyltransferase codes for MPAITLTTLQSLKQKGEKITMLTCYDATFAHACNEAGVEVLLVGDSLGMVLQGHDSTLPVTTAEMAYHTACVKRGNTDALILADLPFMANATLEQTLSNSAMLMQAGAHMIKVEGQLWLAESIRLLAERGVPVCAHMGLTPQAVNILGGYKVQGRNENQARQMRADAISLEQAGAAMLLLECVPSELAAEISQAVKIPVIGIGAGNATDGQVLVLHDMLGLSITGRVPKFVKNFMHGQDSIQSALKAYVNEVKATTFPGIEHGFSA; via the coding sequence ATGCCAGCCATCACCCTGACCACGCTCCAGAGCCTCAAGCAGAAAGGTGAAAAGATCACCATGCTGACCTGCTATGACGCGACCTTCGCCCACGCCTGCAACGAGGCTGGTGTCGAAGTGCTGCTGGTGGGCGACTCCCTCGGCATGGTCCTGCAAGGTCACGACAGCACCCTGCCGGTGACCACCGCAGAAATGGCCTACCACACCGCCTGCGTCAAACGCGGCAACACCGATGCCCTGATCCTCGCCGACCTGCCGTTCATGGCCAACGCCACCCTCGAACAAACCCTGAGCAACAGCGCCATGCTGATGCAGGCCGGTGCGCACATGATCAAAGTCGAAGGTCAGTTGTGGCTCGCCGAGTCGATTCGTCTGCTCGCCGAGCGCGGTGTGCCGGTGTGCGCGCACATGGGCCTGACCCCGCAAGCGGTGAACATTCTTGGCGGTTATAAAGTGCAGGGACGCAACGAGAACCAGGCGCGGCAGATGCGTGCCGACGCGATCTCGCTGGAACAGGCCGGCGCGGCGATGCTGCTGCTCGAATGCGTACCGAGCGAACTGGCCGCTGAAATCAGCCAGGCCGTGAAGATCCCGGTCATCGGTATTGGTGCCGGTAACGCCACCGACGGCCAAGTACTGGTGCTGCACGACATGCTCGGCCTGTCGATCACTGGCCGCGTGCCGAAGTTCGTCAAGAACTTCATGCACGGTCAGGACAGCATCCAGTCCGCGCTGAAGGCTTATGTCAACGAAGTCAAAGCCACCACGTTCCCTGGCATCGAACACGGATTCTCTGCATGA